The nucleotide sequence CTAAATTACCCTCAATAACAACTCCTACTTCATCATAGTTGTGTCCCCAAGAAAAGTCACTGTGTTGATTATCATCTGAAATAGTGATAGATATACCATTTAACGCATGGTTAGCATTGGTTAGGGTTTGTATAGTGATATCTCCTTGCTCCGATTCAAAGATAGATTTTCTTTCGTTTCTTCTAGTAATTGGAGATTGTTCGTTGACATCTTGTAAAACTTCCATAAGGTTAACTTCTAAAGCTTCACAAATTTGTTGAAGATTACTGATAGATGGACTATTTTGTCCTCTTTCTATATTACTGATAAATCCAACTGACAGGCTGGTTTTACCTGAAAGATCCTTTATAGTCATTTTTTGTTCTTTTCTAAAAAACTTAATTTTTTCTCCTAAATTCAAGGTATATTCCTCCTAAATCTAAATGTTAATGTATATTTTACGTTTATCTTAATTTTCCAATTTTAAAACGATCTATGTAAATCTAAAAAAAATCATATTTTAAGGCAAAACGTAATATTTTGAAACATTGTATTTTATTTAACACTTCATTATATCATAAAAACTAATATATTAAAAACTGAAGTTTCGTACAATAGGTTCAAAAAAATGAATTTTTTTAAACAGCAAACAACACTAAGTGTTAAGTTATAATTAAATTTTGTCAACTATGTTTGATTAAATTGTTTTTTTTTTGGAAAAAGCACACTTTTATTCAGAAAAGTGAAATTTTTATTTGAATATAGTGAATTTTATGTTATACTAAATAAGCACGTTAGGGAAAATTGTTCGTTGAAACAATTAAAATATTTAGGAGGAAAAAAAATTATGGAAATGTTAAAAGGTATTGCATTATTATTATTAGTGCTTTCAATATTCTCTTTATTCAGTTTAAAGATGCCAAAAGGGATGAAAGCAATGGGAGCATTAGCAAATGCAGCAGTAGCAACTTTTTTAGTCGAAGCTTTTCAAAGATATGTTGGTGGAGATTTAATAGGAATAGAATTTTTAGGTAAAGTCGGAGATTCATCGGGATCGATGGGTGGAGTAGCAGCAGCTACCTTAGTTGCATTAGCTTTAGGTGTATCACCAGTTTATGCAATGTTAATAGGTGCAGCAGTATTAGGTTACGGAATAATACCTGGATTTGTAGCAGGATATGTATTGGCGTTTATAGTACCTAAAATAGAGAAAAAAGCACCAGCAGGATTAGATTTAATAATCTGTTTAGTATTAGTAGCACCAGCAGCAAGAGGGATAGCGTTATTAGCTGATCCAGTAGTTAACCAAACATTATTAAACATTGGTTCTGTAATCACAGCAGCGACTACTAAGAGTCCAATGGTAATGGGAATTGTTTTAGGTGGAGTAATTACAGTAGTAGCAACAGCACCACTTAGTTCAATGGCACTTACAGCAATGTTAGGATTAACTGGATTACCAATGGCAATAGGAGCTTTAGCAGTAATGGGATCATCTTTCTTAAACCCTGTTTTATTCCACAGATTAAAATTAGGAAACAAAGAGACTGTAATAGCAGTAGCTATTGAACCG is from Psychrilyobacter atlanticus DSM 19335 and encodes:
- a CDS encoding helix-turn-helix domain-containing protein; the protein is MNLGEKIKFFRKEQKMTIKDLSGKTSLSVGFISNIERGQNSPSISNLQQICEALEVNLMEVLQDVNEQSPITRRNERKSIFESEQGDITIQTLTNANHALNGISITISDDNQHSDFSWGHNYDEVGVVIEGNLEIELNNKLYTLGEGDSIYIEKFQAHKYRNPAKKKNITHWFSLRN
- a CDS encoding PTS sugar transporter subunit IIC: MEMLKGIALLLLVLSIFSLFSLKMPKGMKAMGALANAAVATFLVEAFQRYVGGDLIGIEFLGKVGDSSGSMGGVAAATLVALALGVSPVYAMLIGAAVLGYGIIPGFVAGYVLAFIVPKIEKKAPAGLDLIICLVLVAPAARGIALLADPVVNQTLLNIGSVITAATTKSPMVMGIVLGGVITVVATAPLSSMALTAMLGLTGLPMAIGALAVMGSSFLNPVLFHRLKLGNKETVIAVAIEPLTQADVISVNPIPVFVTNFIGGALAGLVVVHFGLINNAVGTATPIAGLAVMFGFNPAITVIKAALLCAAAGAFSGFLGSVIFKNYKIIPADVVRGTK